A genomic stretch from Arachis stenosperma cultivar V10309 chromosome 3, arast.V10309.gnm1.PFL2, whole genome shotgun sequence includes:
- the LOC130966691 gene encoding uncharacterized protein LOC130966691, with amino-acid sequence MAPRKRISKTEPSSPEHPSSSSKGNNNVTTTVAAAPIPTHRKPPLQTNDPPIAPPKWGLILKLSLFSIPYAYLLFYHYKIEAELQRSVIINAGMSVAGFLVTVKLIPVASKYVLKRNLFGFDINKKGTPQGNVKVPESLGIVVAIVYLVVAILFQYFNFTADSIWLVEYNAALACICFMTLLGFVDDVLDVPWRVKLVLPSIAALPLLMAYAGHTTIVIPKPLVPHVEMEVLDLGWIYKLYMGLLAVFCTNSINIHAGLNGLEVGQTVVIATAIVVHNIMQIGASSDPEYKQAHAFSIYLAQPLLATSLGLLSYNWYPSSVFVGDTFTYFAGMTMAVVGILGHFSETLLIFFLPQVLNFLMSLPQLFGFIPCPRHRLPRFDPQTGLLTGTKDGTLVNFFLRNLGRKSEKALCIYLLGFQAIACCFCFLLRYFLAGWYK; translated from the exons ATGGCTCCGCGAAAGAGAATCTCCAAAACAGAACCTTCGTCACCCGAACAcccttcttcttcatcaaagGGAAACAACAACGTCACCACCACCGTTGCCGCCGCCCCAATCCCCACACACCGCAAGCCACCACTGCAAACCAATGACCCTCCAATTGCGCCTCCAAAATGGGGTCTCATTCTGAAACTCTCTCTGTTTTCTATCCCTTACGCGTATCTTCTCTTCTACCATTACAAAATCGAGGCCGAGCTTCAAAGATCCGTGATCATCAACGCTGGGATGAGCGTCGCGGGGTTCCTTGTGACCGTTAAATTGATCCCTGTCGCTTCCAAATACGTTTTGAAGAGGAATCTATTTGGTTTTGATATTAATAAGAAGGGTACCCCTCAGGGCAATGTCAAAGT GCCTGAGTCATTGGGTATAGTTGTTGCTATTGTCTACTTAGTTGTGGCAATCTTATTTCAGTATTTTAACTTCACAGCAGATTCAATC TGGCTTGTTGAGTACAATGCAGCATTGGCTTGCATTTGTTTCATGACATTGCTTGGATTTGTTGACGATGTCCTTGATGTCCCATGGAGAGT AAAATTAGTACTCCCGTCTATTGCTGCGCTGCCTTTGTTAATGGCATACGCTGGACACACAACAATAGTTATACCAAAGCCACTTGTCCCACATGTTGAGATGGAGGTTTTGGATCTTG GATGGATATATAAACTGTATATGGGATTGTTGGCTGTTTTCTGCACAAATTCCATCAATATTCATGCCGGATTAAATGGCCTTGAAGTTGGGCAGACAGTGGTTATTGCAACAGCT ATTGTGGTACACAATATAATGCAAATTGGAGCATCATCAGATCCTGAATATAAGCAAGCACATGCATTCTCTATATACCTTGCTCAGCCCCTGCTAGCTACATCTCTGGGTTTACTCTCTTATAATTG GTATCCTTCTTCAGTTTTTGTTGGTGACACATTCACTTACTTCGCTGGAATGACAATGGCTGTGGTCGGTATTTTAGGCCATTTTAG tGAAAcgcttttgattttcttcctgCCTCAAGTTTTGAACTTTCTCATGTCACTTCCCCAG CTTTTCGGGTTTATTCCATGTCCACGCCATAGACTGCCAAG GTTTGACCCTCAAACTGGACTATTGACTGGGACAAAGGATGGGACACTCGTTAACTTCTTCCTAAGAAATCTTGGCAGGAAGTCCGAAAAGGCACTTTGCATTTATCTTCTTGGGTTCCAG GCTATTGCATGCTGCTTCTGTTTCTTGCTGAGGTACTTCCTTGCTGGTTGGTACAAATGA
- the LOC130970800 gene encoding DNA-(apurinic or apyrimidinic site) endonuclease, chloroplastic isoform X3: MDTLTVEELRKTLRSIKVPAKGRKDDLLSALKSFMDNNDSCELDPQAREEHEKRLLAASENTSMEVTTKKVFDEDPVDDVNDISEISKHNEGKRRLKQSRSAKKTVKVANKKKLSVKSDDVSGCKPSREKRKVSSDIVSVVAQSEEITTAIQTEPWTVFAHKKPQKGWIAYNPRTMRPPPLTQDTKFVKLLSWNVNGLRALLKLEGFSALARREDFDVLCLQETKLQEKDIEQIKQHLVDGYDNSFWTCSVSKLGYSGTSIISRIKPLSVRYGLGVSDHDGEGRLVTAEFDTFYLICGYVPNSGDGLRRLTYRVTEWDASLSNYLKELEKSKPVVLTGDLNCAHEEIDIYNPAGNKRSAGFTDEERQSFATNFLSKGFVDTFRRQHPGVVGYTYWGYRHGGRKTNKGWRLDYFLISESIADKVHDSYIIPDVTGSDHCPIGLILKL, encoded by the exons ATGGACACGTTGACTGTTGAGGAACTACGGAAAACATTGAG GAGTATAAAGGTCCCCGCTAAAGGTCGTAAAGATGATCTTTTGTCTGCCTTGAAGAGTTTCATGGACAATAATGACTCTTGCG AGCTAGATCCTCAAGCACGAGAAGAACATGAGAAAAGACTCTTAGCTGCTTCAGAAAATACATCTATGGAAGTGACAACTAAGAAGGTATTTGATGAAGACCCTGTTGATGATGTCAATGATATTTCTGAGATAAGTAAACATAACGAGGGTAAAAGAAGATTAAAGCAATCCAGATCTGCAAAGAAAACTGTCAAGGTGGCAAACAAGAAGAAGTTGTCAGTGAAATCAGATGATGTTTCAG GTTGTAAGCCTTctagagaaaagagaaaagtaTCTTCAGATATCGTTAGTGTTGTTGCACAATCAGAGGAGATCACTACAGCTATTCAAACTGAACCATGGACAGTTTTTGCACACAAGAAACCACAAAAAGGTTGGATTGCATATAATCCTAGAACTATGAGGCCCCCGCCTCTTACTCAGGATACAAAATTTGTCAAGCTTTTGTCATGGAATGTCAATGGATTGAGAGCATTGCTAAAACTAGAAGGATTTTCTGCACTTGCTCGAAGGGAAGACTTCGATGTATTGTGCTTGCAAGAGACTAAACTGCAG GAGAAAGATATTGAGCAAATCAAACAGCATCTAGTGGATGGCTATGATAACAGCTTTTGGACATGTAGTGTTTCTAAGCTTGGTTATTCTGGAACATCCATAATCTCAAGG ATAAAGCCACTTTCTGTTAGATATGGCCTTGGTGTATCTGATCATGATGGTGAGGGGAGACTTGTGACTGCAGAGTTTGATACATTTTACTTGATATGTGGATACGTCCCTAATTCTGGAGATGGCTTGAGAAGACTG ACATATAGGGTGACTGAATGGGATGCATCTCTCAGCAATTATTTGAAA GAGCTTGAAAAGTCAAAGCCTGTAGTTTTGACTGGTGATCTGAACTGCGCTCATGAAGAGATTGACATATATAACCCTGCT GGTAACAAACGAAGTGCTGGGTTTACAGATGAAGAGAGGCAATCATTTGCAACAAACTTCTTGTCCAAGGGATTTGTAGATACTTTTAGAAGGCAGCACCCTGGAGTTGTTGGATATACTTACTGGGGTTATCGGCATGGTGGGCGCAAGACTAACAAAG
- the LOC130970800 gene encoding DNA-(apurinic or apyrimidinic site) endonuclease, chloroplastic isoform X2, translating into MRSKRRFSNSSEPVLPVVENKKDKKLKGLEASPVSKKYIAKESDVNSHFIEIERLRNDPAKMDTLTVEELRKTLRSIKVPAKGRKDDLLSALKSFMDNNDSCELDPQAREEHEKRLLAASENTSMEVTTKKVFDEDPVDDVNDISEISKHNEGKRRLKQSRSAKKTVKVANKKKLSVKSDDVSGCKPSREKRKVSSDIVSVVAQSEEITTAIQTEPWTVFAHKKPQKGWIAYNPRTMRPPPLTQDTKFVKLLSWNVNGLRALLKLEGFSALARREDFDVLCLQETKLQEKDIEQIKQHLVDGYDNSFWTCSVSKLGYSGTSIISRIKPLSVRYGLGVSDHDGEGRLVTAEFDTFYLICGYVPNSGDGLRRLTYRVTEWDASLSNYLKELEKSKPVVLTGDLNCAHEEIDIYNPAGNKRSAGFTDEERQSFATNFLSKGFVDTFRRQHPGVVGYTYWGYRHGGRKTNKGWRLDYFLISESIADKVHDSYIIPDVTGSDHCPIGLILKL; encoded by the exons ATGAGGTCTAAAAGACGTTTTTCGAATTCATCAGAACCTGTTTTACCAGTTGTTGAGAACAAGAAAGATAAGAAGCTTAAGGGGTTGGAAGCAAGTCCAGTTTCCAAAAAGTATATTGCAAAG GAAAGTGATGTTAACAGCCATTTCATTGAGATTGAGAGGTTAAGGAATGACCCGGCCAAAATGGACACGTTGACTGTTGAGGAACTACGGAAAACATTGAG GAGTATAAAGGTCCCCGCTAAAGGTCGTAAAGATGATCTTTTGTCTGCCTTGAAGAGTTTCATGGACAATAATGACTCTTGCG AGCTAGATCCTCAAGCACGAGAAGAACATGAGAAAAGACTCTTAGCTGCTTCAGAAAATACATCTATGGAAGTGACAACTAAGAAGGTATTTGATGAAGACCCTGTTGATGATGTCAATGATATTTCTGAGATAAGTAAACATAACGAGGGTAAAAGAAGATTAAAGCAATCCAGATCTGCAAAGAAAACTGTCAAGGTGGCAAACAAGAAGAAGTTGTCAGTGAAATCAGATGATGTTTCAG GTTGTAAGCCTTctagagaaaagagaaaagtaTCTTCAGATATCGTTAGTGTTGTTGCACAATCAGAGGAGATCACTACAGCTATTCAAACTGAACCATGGACAGTTTTTGCACACAAGAAACCACAAAAAGGTTGGATTGCATATAATCCTAGAACTATGAGGCCCCCGCCTCTTACTCAGGATACAAAATTTGTCAAGCTTTTGTCATGGAATGTCAATGGATTGAGAGCATTGCTAAAACTAGAAGGATTTTCTGCACTTGCTCGAAGGGAAGACTTCGATGTATTGTGCTTGCAAGAGACTAAACTGCAG GAGAAAGATATTGAGCAAATCAAACAGCATCTAGTGGATGGCTATGATAACAGCTTTTGGACATGTAGTGTTTCTAAGCTTGGTTATTCTGGAACATCCATAATCTCAAGG ATAAAGCCACTTTCTGTTAGATATGGCCTTGGTGTATCTGATCATGATGGTGAGGGGAGACTTGTGACTGCAGAGTTTGATACATTTTACTTGATATGTGGATACGTCCCTAATTCTGGAGATGGCTTGAGAAGACTG ACATATAGGGTGACTGAATGGGATGCATCTCTCAGCAATTATTTGAAA GAGCTTGAAAAGTCAAAGCCTGTAGTTTTGACTGGTGATCTGAACTGCGCTCATGAAGAGATTGACATATATAACCCTGCT GGTAACAAACGAAGTGCTGGGTTTACAGATGAAGAGAGGCAATCATTTGCAACAAACTTCTTGTCCAAGGGATTTGTAGATACTTTTAGAAGGCAGCACCCTGGAGTTGTTGGATATACTTACTGGGGTTATCGGCATGGTGGGCGCAAGACTAACAAAG
- the LOC130970800 gene encoding DNA-(apurinic or apyrimidinic site) endonuclease, chloroplastic isoform X1, with product MKQFLQFLSTTSTNLNSFAVIQKHLNTKTLVSPTVKAMRSKRRFSNSSEPVLPVVENKKDKKLKGLEASPVSKKYIAKESDVNSHFIEIERLRNDPAKMDTLTVEELRKTLRSIKVPAKGRKDDLLSALKSFMDNNDSCELDPQAREEHEKRLLAASENTSMEVTTKKVFDEDPVDDVNDISEISKHNEGKRRLKQSRSAKKTVKVANKKKLSVKSDDVSGCKPSREKRKVSSDIVSVVAQSEEITTAIQTEPWTVFAHKKPQKGWIAYNPRTMRPPPLTQDTKFVKLLSWNVNGLRALLKLEGFSALARREDFDVLCLQETKLQEKDIEQIKQHLVDGYDNSFWTCSVSKLGYSGTSIISRIKPLSVRYGLGVSDHDGEGRLVTAEFDTFYLICGYVPNSGDGLRRLTYRVTEWDASLSNYLKELEKSKPVVLTGDLNCAHEEIDIYNPAGNKRSAGFTDEERQSFATNFLSKGFVDTFRRQHPGVVGYTYWGYRHGGRKTNKGWRLDYFLISESIADKVHDSYIIPDVTGSDHCPIGLILKL from the exons ATGAAACAATTCTTGCAATTCCTGTCTACAACCTCTACCAATCTCAACAG TTTTGCAGTGATTCAGAAGCATTTGAATACGAAGACATTGGTTTCTCCTACTGTGAAAGCAATGAGGTCTAAAAGACGTTTTTCGAATTCATCAGAACCTGTTTTACCAGTTGTTGAGAACAAGAAAGATAAGAAGCTTAAGGGGTTGGAAGCAAGTCCAGTTTCCAAAAAGTATATTGCAAAG GAAAGTGATGTTAACAGCCATTTCATTGAGATTGAGAGGTTAAGGAATGACCCGGCCAAAATGGACACGTTGACTGTTGAGGAACTACGGAAAACATTGAG GAGTATAAAGGTCCCCGCTAAAGGTCGTAAAGATGATCTTTTGTCTGCCTTGAAGAGTTTCATGGACAATAATGACTCTTGCG AGCTAGATCCTCAAGCACGAGAAGAACATGAGAAAAGACTCTTAGCTGCTTCAGAAAATACATCTATGGAAGTGACAACTAAGAAGGTATTTGATGAAGACCCTGTTGATGATGTCAATGATATTTCTGAGATAAGTAAACATAACGAGGGTAAAAGAAGATTAAAGCAATCCAGATCTGCAAAGAAAACTGTCAAGGTGGCAAACAAGAAGAAGTTGTCAGTGAAATCAGATGATGTTTCAG GTTGTAAGCCTTctagagaaaagagaaaagtaTCTTCAGATATCGTTAGTGTTGTTGCACAATCAGAGGAGATCACTACAGCTATTCAAACTGAACCATGGACAGTTTTTGCACACAAGAAACCACAAAAAGGTTGGATTGCATATAATCCTAGAACTATGAGGCCCCCGCCTCTTACTCAGGATACAAAATTTGTCAAGCTTTTGTCATGGAATGTCAATGGATTGAGAGCATTGCTAAAACTAGAAGGATTTTCTGCACTTGCTCGAAGGGAAGACTTCGATGTATTGTGCTTGCAAGAGACTAAACTGCAG GAGAAAGATATTGAGCAAATCAAACAGCATCTAGTGGATGGCTATGATAACAGCTTTTGGACATGTAGTGTTTCTAAGCTTGGTTATTCTGGAACATCCATAATCTCAAGG ATAAAGCCACTTTCTGTTAGATATGGCCTTGGTGTATCTGATCATGATGGTGAGGGGAGACTTGTGACTGCAGAGTTTGATACATTTTACTTGATATGTGGATACGTCCCTAATTCTGGAGATGGCTTGAGAAGACTG ACATATAGGGTGACTGAATGGGATGCATCTCTCAGCAATTATTTGAAA GAGCTTGAAAAGTCAAAGCCTGTAGTTTTGACTGGTGATCTGAACTGCGCTCATGAAGAGATTGACATATATAACCCTGCT GGTAACAAACGAAGTGCTGGGTTTACAGATGAAGAGAGGCAATCATTTGCAACAAACTTCTTGTCCAAGGGATTTGTAGATACTTTTAGAAGGCAGCACCCTGGAGTTGTTGGATATACTTACTGGGGTTATCGGCATGGTGGGCGCAAGACTAACAAAG